Within the Prevotella scopos JCM 17725 genome, the region TATTTGTGCTATCGGTGGTATGTTTGGTCCGCAAATGGCAAACTATATGGCAATGGAGGCATGGCGCAGAACCTATCGTGGTGCGTTAGGAACCTATCTCTATGATTCTTTTGGTTGGGACATCTTCTCCTATAATTTCTCTGAGGATTTTGCAAATCAATTTAAGGGATTGCGTATTGATTCTGGAGATAATATTGAACAGCTAGAGAAAATCATTGCTAAATATAAATCTTTTGGTATCAATGCACGCGACAAGCAGGTTTTATTTTCAAATGCTTTAGATACTGATAAGGCTATTGAGATTCAGCGTTATGCAGAGAGTCGTGTGATGCCATCATTTGGTATTGGAACTCACTTCACCAATGATTTCCCACATGTTAAACCTATGAATATTGTTATAAAGCTGGTTGCCGTAAAGATTACGGAATCATGGCCATTTTATAATGATACTTGTAAGATATCAGAAGATAAAGGCAAACATACAGGAAAACCAGAGGTTATTAAACGATTTATGGAAGCTATACATTATAAAGAATAAGCTTTCTGCTTGTTTTCTTCCAATCGACAGAAGAATCTGTGAATAATAAAAGGCGGTAATTAGTTATGTTAATTCTCAACTTATTACCGCCTTCTTGCGTTTCATTATGTTATTGGATCAATAGAAAATAGTGGGAGAGAAGCTTACAATGAATTCTTTCGGCTCTATAACGAATCGTGTGGGTAATTCGTCATAGAGCATAAAATATTGTTGAAAGGTATAGCCTCCAACTAGACACAACTCCAGATTGACCTTCATTTCAATATGCTTAACGCACATTAAATCCCTACCCTTTCATATACAGCAATGGTGTTAACCCTTCGCACATGTTGTGCATACCATCCGCACCACATGTGCTAAGCACCCGCACCAAACGTGCTGAGCACCCGCACCAAACCGATGGAATATCAACACACAACCCACACGATTCGTTATGGAGCCATTCTTTCTAAAACGAATGTTTCAATCTTTAGAGTTTTAAAAGCATACCTATGTAAGAGGGCAATCAGCAAAAATACCAAAGAATAGATTTTATTCAAGTTGCTGTCATATTTAACATTTCTCTTAATCTGGAGAAAAATATAAAGTTAAGTGTCTAATTAAAATGATAGGAACTTAAATTTACGTTTTGCTCGCTCACGAATACACTTAATTAATATCTTTTTCTTTCATCATTTCAAGGAAAGAAGAAGATATTAATTAAGAGAGTTCCTTGATCTTTTTACTCTTCTATTTTATTTTGGATATTGGAGTTTTCTATCTTATTTAGTCCCTTCTGATAATAGATGTAATAGAGAATACCAGACAGTGTTAGACCAAATGGGAAGGCAAACCATACACCTAACAGTTGGTAATTCATTACTACACCGAAGAGATAGCCTAGGGGTAATGATACGATAAAAAAAGATATGAAAGCAATCCAAATCAGTGGGCGTACATTGGCTGTACCTCTCATTGCATTAGCATAATTGCACTGCATACCATCGCCAAACTGATATATCATAAATGGAATAATCGTCATAGAAACCATTGAAATAACGTTCGCATTATCAGTGAAGAGTCCACCAATAACATGGCGGAAGATAAAGATTGGTACGGAGGTTAGTAATGCAAGTAGGAAAACCAGATGGATACCTGCTGTTGCTGTTCGTCTTACGGCAAGGTAATCACGCTGTCCCATAAAGTTACTAATGCGCACTGCTACAGCTGCAGCCAATCCATAATAAATCATATATCCCAACTGTGAGATTGTCAACATAACTTGATGGGCAGCTAATGACTCTGTACCAAACCAGCCTACCATCAAACTTGAAAGACTAAAGGCTGCCGTCTCCATACCCATCTGCAATGCTAAAGGAAATCCAAGCACTGTAATCTTCTTAAAATCGGCATATTGAATTTTTCCTGCACCCCATCCCTTCCTATATTCGTTATATTTCTTACTAACGAAGAAGATTCCAACCATGACGATAGTCATAACGATACGTGAAATCATTGTGGATAGTCCTGCACCTATCAGTCCCATCTCAGGCATTCCTAAATGACCATAAATTAGAATCCAGTTGCCAAAAATATTCATTACATTGCCACCAATAAGAATCCACATAGCAACCTTGGTGTCTGTGATACCATCAGTAAACTGGCGGAAAGTATTGAACCAACAGACAAAAGGTAGGGAGATAAGTTGGATAAGAAAATAGGGACGAATGAGAGGTAATAATTCCTCTGGTTGTCCTAATCGGTGAATATTAAGATAAAGAACAACCATGATGACCGATAAGAATAGTGCCATACAGGTATTTGCCGCTGTGGCACTCTTCATCAACTCACCAATACGCTGTGTCTTCTCTTGTCCATATAAAATCCCTACGAGAGCAGTAATAGCATACGTAAAACCAATAGCAAAAATAATTACCAGCGTGAACATGTTATTAACAAATGCAGCCGCTGCTAATTCTTCTGTACTATGATGACCAATCATGAGTGTATCGGCAAAGTTAAGGATAAGGTTTCCTAATTGTCCAATGATGATTGGAACACCTAAAAATGTAAGATTTTTATAATGTGTTTCGTAATTTGAAAAATTATATGACATGCTGTTATTCCTGTTAGTTTTTGTATGATGCTCTGCAAAGATACGAAAAAAATACTGTATTTTCATGCATAATATTTAAATTACTTGTCTTTAATCTGCATTTGTTCCATCTGTAAAGTGCTGAGAGTTATTATAAAACGAGTTTTTAAATGAATTATGTGCAGCTATAATACACTTCTTTATGGAAAAGTAATAGGAATTAATTAAAAGGTCTGATATGAACTCATAGAATTGCCTATTGTTTCAAAGGTAATACTTGTCTTTAAACAGTAAACATAAAGAATCGGTTACGCTTAAAGTCGTTCTTATCATCGTACGTTTTATTTATTTTCTTCACTAACTTCTTTCTATCTCAATTATTTTGTGTAAGTTTGCATATTATGAAACAGACTCATCTTAGAAGCTATATTACCCTTTTCCTTTCTCTGGCATGTTCTGTTCTATGGGCTTACAAGGGCAGTGATGGGCGGATAGGTTATCCTGGGGGAAAATGTTATATGTTCCGTGTTACTCTGAAGGATAAGAATGGAACATCTTACTCCTTGGATAAGCCTGAAAGATTCCTTTCGAACGCTTCTATCCTTCGACGTGTACGTCAGGGATTAAGACTTGACTCGACAGATCTCCCTGTATCCCCGAATTATATTCAACAGATAGTGAAGAAGGGTGGTAAGGTAGTTGCAGTAAGCAAATGGAACAACTCTGTTCTTGTGCGTGGTAATAACCGCCAAACATTGGAAGATTTGAAGTTGCTCTCATTTGTAAAAGATAGTAAGTTGGTATTTGTCTCTCCTGACTCTATCCGGCCACTTTCTCAGCGTGTACATTATAATTCAGAACTTCAATGTTTGGATTCGACGAGTCATGATTATTATGGTGTAGGTAAGGCACAAATAGAGAATTTGAATGGTAGGAAATTGCATAATCTGGGCTTTATGGGACAAGGTATGACAATTGCTGTACTTGACGCAGGTTTCATGAACGTTGATAAAATCTCTGCTTTTAAGAATCTTAATATAAGAGGAACACGTAATTTTGTTGTGGGCTATGATAATAATGTTTTTAAAGAAATGGATCATGGTACTAAAACTTTGTCAACAATCGCAATGAATCAACCTACAGTTTTTGTCGGTACAGCTCCTAAGGCCAACTTTTGGTTGCTGCGGACAGAAGATTATTTGACAGAGAGTCCTGCAGAAGAAGACTTCTGGATTGCTGCCGTTGAGTTTTCTGATTCAGTAGGTGTTGACATCATCACCTCATCATTGGGTTATCATGGTTTTGATGACAAATCTATGAACTATCGTTATGCAGATCTAAATGGTAAAACGGCAGCTATCTCTAGAGTAGCTTCCTGTTTGGTAAGGAAGGGTATGATTCTTGTGAATAGTGCGGGGAATGATGGTATGGGTACCTGGAAAAAAATCAACGTTCCCGCTGACGCTTTTGATATCCTGACCGTAGGAGCAGTTTCTCCGGACAAGATAAATGCACCATTTTCTTCAATCGGACCAACAGCCGATGGGCGTATAAAACCTGACGTAATGGCGTATGGATGTCCAACGAACGTCGTGTCGGGTAGGGGATATATAATACCTGATAATGGGACTTCATTTGCTTGTCCACTTATTGCTGGAATGGTAGCTTGTCTATGGCAGGCAATCCCGAATAAGTCTGCCTCGGAGATAATAGACCTTGTGCGTCAGGCAGGAAACAACCATGATTATCCTGACAATATCATGGGATATGGTATTCCTGATTTCTTTTTAGCTTACCAATTTGCTACACGCTATAAGCAGTAGTGAGTTATCATACAAAAATTTTGAAGGATGATAAAGGCACTTTCACTTTTCGAATTAAACAATCTTGTTGCGGATGTTATAGATAGTACGATGTCACGTTCTTACTGGGTCCAAGCGGAATTATCCGAAGCCCGGGAGAATCGAGGACATTGCTATATGGAACTGATTGAAAAAAATGAAGGTAGTAATGTACCCATAGCACGTGCTTCCGCTAAGTGCTGGAGTAATGTTTGGATGCTTATCAAGTCTGCTTTTTTGCGTATAACAGGTCAAGAAGTGAGAGCAGGAATGAAGGTAATGTTGCAAGTACATGCACAGTTCCATCCTCAATATGGTTTCTCGTGGATAGTTGACGATATCAATCCTGAATATACAATGGGTGATATGATGCGAAAACGTCAGGAGATTATTCGCCAATTAAAGACAGAAGGTGTTTTTGATTTACAGAAAGAGCTACATCTACCTATGTTTGCTCAACGTATAGCGGTAATATCTTCAGAAACAGCTGCAGGTTATGGAGATTTTTGCAATCAGTTAGAATCAAATGATTACGGACTCTTTTTTCATGTAGAATTATTTCCAACAATCATGCAAGGGGACTATGTTGAAAAGAGTATAATAGAAGCTTTGAATAAAATCAATAGCTGTGAAGATAATTTTGATTGTGTTGTTATCATTCGTGGTGGTGGTGCAACAGCTGACCTCAGCGGCTTTGATACTTTAAAGCTCGCTGAGAATGTTGCAAACTTCCCATTACCCATCATAACGGGTATTGGACATGAACGTGATGAGAGCGTTTTGGATATGGTTTCGTTTCAACGTGTGAAAACACCTACTGCAGCAGCAGCTTATCTCATTGACCACCTTTCATCGACGCTTATGCGAGTTGAGAACGCACAAGCTATGATTGTTGACAACGTTCGTCGTACATTGGAAATAGAGAAGATGCGTATCCAACAGATTGCTACACAGATTCCTGTTATGTTCTCTGTCGTTCGTACAAAACAAGAAGCTATGCTTGATGGCTTGTCACAATGTCTTATTACAAAGATGCAGGAAGCTATGAAGCAAGTCGATTTTCATCTGTGTACTATACAAAATCGCATCTTACCGACACTTCAGAATAGGTTGGCAAACGAGCATCATCGTATAGAGATTCTCGGACAGCGTTTGCGATTGCTTGACCCATCACTACTCTTAAAACGTGGATTTAGCATTACCTTATGTAATGGTAAGATTATTCGGAATGCAAAGGATTTGAAGATGGGCGACACATTAACAACACGATTTGAGAAAGGAGAGGTGGAAAGTAAGGTCAATCGTTTATCATAAGAGAGCAGAATGTTACCTATAATTTCAAAATTAAAAAACAATGAAAGAAATAAAATACGAAGAAGCAGTTCGTCAACTAGAAGCAATAGTTGAGAAAATGGAAAGTGGAAAACTTGACATCGACACTTTAGCTGACCAATTGAAAGAGGCAAAAGAGTTGGTGAAACTCTGTAAACAAAAGCTAAAGCGTACTGATAATGAGATTCAAAAACTTTTGGAAAAACAATAAAATCATAACCATTTGTATAAAAAATAAGAAGTAGGTTTAATAAACTTGCCATTTGGTTGCACGATAAGATATTTTTGATTACTTTTGTGGATAATTGTCATGAATGATAACTTAAAACAAAATAATATGAAGAATATAGAATGGTCAAGTTTAACATTTGGCTATATGCCAACTGATTATAATGTACGTTGTTACTATCGTAATGGCAAGTGGGGTGAGGTTGAAGTATGTTCAGATGAATATCTCAAACTCCACATGGCAGCAACATGTCTCCACTATGGTCAAGAGGCTTTTGAGGGCTTAAAGGCGTATCGTTGTCCAGATGGTAAGGTACGTGTTTTCCGTGTAGAAGCAAATGCTGAACGTCTGCAGAACACAAGCCGTGGAATCGTAATGCCAGAGGTGCCAACAGAACTATTTACTGAAATGGTTAAGAAAGTCGTTCGCCTCAATCAGGAATTTATCCCACCATACGAGAGCGGTGCTTCACTCTATATTCGTCCGCTGTTAATTGGTACATCTGCACAAGTGGGTGTTCGCCCAGCAGAAGAATATTGCTTCTTAATCTTCGTTACTCCTGTAGGGCCTTATTTTAAGGGTGGCTTCTGTGCAAATCCTTATGTTATTGTTCGTGACGTTGACCGTGCGGCTCCATTAGGAACAGGTATGTTTAAAGTCGGTGGTAACTATGCAGCATCATTGCGAGCTAATCGTCGTGCGCATGAGCAGGGTTATGCATCAGAGTTCTATCTTGATGCAAAGGAAAAGAAATATGTTGACGAATGTGGTGCAGCCAACTTCTTTGGTATTAAGAATGATACGTATGTAACTCCAAAATCGAGTTCAATTCTGCCATCTATTACCAATAAAAGTCTGATGCAAATTGCAGAAGATTTGGGTATGAAAGTAGAGCGTCGCCCTATTTCTGAAGATGAGTTAGATAGCTTTGAGGAGGCAGGTGCTTGTGGCACGGCTGCTGTCATCTCACCTATTTCACATCTTGATGATATGGATACAGGTAAGGTTTATAACTTTGGAGAGAAACCAGGTCCTTGGTCAACAAAACTTTATAATACTCTTCGTGGCATTCAGTATGGTACAGTTGAAGATAAACATGGCTGGACAACTGTCGTGATTGAATAGAATTCTCTGAAGGATAGAAGTTAACAAAAATATACGTAAAATAAAGATTTGCGCCAAAGCTTATGATTGCATTTAGCAATAGCTTTGGTGCAAATCTTTTTATTAAGTGAAGGTATCTCTAATTCTTTTACTTGCAGCATGGTCCTTACCTCAAAACAAGTATGTTTGCATTCATGTTAGCTTCTTTATTTTAATGTGTTGACCACCTGCACTAATGGTGCATACCCTCCGCACCAAATGTGTTCACGCTCCGCACTAAAGCTATATACCAAGAACTCCATATATGCTGGTAAGTAGTGGTTCTCTAAAAATACTTAAGGTACTTTGTCTTATAAATGAAATACAAACGAAGGCTATTGATAATTCTATCTGAGAAGCTTTTTCAATGAAATATATTGTGATAGTAATGTGTTTGTCATATTACAAATTAAAGATGTGAAGTTTCGAACATTACATAATTTCATAGAAAAGGTATTCCGAGGTGTCAATAAAATGAATGGGAGCATGTCAAAGCGGACATACTCCCATTATCATTTATGTATTTGTGATATATATCAATTACATGTTAGTAAGCGAAGAGAGGATAATCCTTCATCGTCTCGTTAACTTTCTCACGGACACGCTTGATAACCTGCTCATTCTCTGGATCTGATAAGACCTCATCGATAAGATCAGCACAGAGTAGCATCATGTCTTCTTTACAACCACGAGTTGTCATAGCTGCAGTGCCAAGACGCAAACCACTTGTCTGGAAAGCAGAACGCTCGTCATAAGGAACCTTATTCTTGTTAGCTGTAATATCAGCTGCTACAAGTGCATTCTCTGCAAGTTTACCAGTCAAATCAGGATATTTTTGGCGAAGGTCAAGCAACATAGAGTGGTTATCTGTACCACCACTGACAATGCTGAAGCCTTTATCAACAAGAGCTTGTGCAAGGACAGAAGCATTCTTCTTTACTTGTAAGGCATATTCCTTCCAACTTGGTAAAAGGTTCTCTCCGAAACCTACAGCCTTTGCTGCTATTACATGTTCCAATGGTCCACCCTGGTTACCAGGGAAAACAGCAGAATTTATGAGCATTGACATTGGCTTCAAATCGCCCTTCTTGGTTCTTAAACCCCATGGATTTTCGAAATCTTTGCCCAAAAGGATTACACCACCACGAGGACCACGGAGTGTCTTGTGCGTTGTTGTGGTGACAATGTGAGCATATTTCACAGGGTTATCAAGAAGACCTGCAGCGATAAGACCAGCAGGGTGAGCCATATCAATCAACAGCAATGCACCTACTTCATCAGCGATCTTACGCATACGTTTGTAGTCCCATTCGCGGCTGTAAGCAGAGCCACCACCGATGATGAGCTTTGGCTTGTGCTCACGAGCTAGTCGCTCCATCTCGTCATAATCAACTCGTCCTGTCTCTGGATTTAGGGTGTATCCAATGTGGTTATAAAGAATACCAGAAGTATTCACCTCGCTACCATGAGAGAGATGGCCACCCTGATCAAGATCAAGTCCCATAAAGGTGTCGCCTGGTTTCAGTACGGCAAGAAATACAGCTTGGTTAGCTTGTGCACCAGAGTGTGGCTGCACATTGGCATACTCAGCACCGAAAAGCTGTTTGACACGCTCAATAGCGAATGTTTCTACTTGGTCAACAACCTGACATCCGCCATAATAACGTTTGCCAGGATAACCTTCTGCATACTTGTTAGTTAGGTAAGATCCCATTGCGTGCATAACTTCGTCACTGACGAAATTCTCAGATGCAATCAGCTCCATTCCTTTGAGCTGACGTTTGTGTTCCTTTTCAATAAGGTCAAAAATTTCTTGGTCTCTTCTCATGTGTATTGAATGTTTAGTAGGGAGTCATTTTTAGTAAACAAACCCCCTGGTTAGTGTTACGCTGCAAATATACAAATTAATGTTCTAACTTGCAAGTGTATCAAAAAAATAATGTAAATTTGCATTTACAATTATATGTCTGCTGTTTGCTTACATCATTGGTGTAACGCACATAAAGTGATTATTGATAATATATTACAACATTATATATGAAGCTAAAAGAATTATTTCAAGCTTATGAGTTCGAAGAGATTTATCCTCTTATAGGACTTATGTTTCCAAAAGGTCGCCATTTACGTGTGCAGTTCCATAATGCATACAATCTATTATTGTCGCTCAATCCTGTGATGTCTAAGAAGCAAATTCGTTATCAGCTGATGGAAGATCCTGACACTAATGAGATGTTTTTTGGTGCTGATGACCACGATTTTAATGGTCCTTGGGAAGTACTTCTTGGTAAGGAAGTAAAGAAAGAGCCAAAGGTGGATCTTACTAATGAGGAACTGGTTGCTAATTGCTTGTTGAACACAGTATTGATTGGTCGCTGTCCTCGTGCATTTGAGAAAGATTATCAAGCTATTATGAAGTAAAGTAGTTGACAAGTTGAATGTGAACGAGTTAACAAGTTAAAATGTAAACGAGTTGACAAGTTATGTGATAAAAAGACTTTTATCCTCTTAATCACTTCAACTTGTCAACTCGTTTGCTTTTTCCTTATTTATTTGTCAACTCGTTTACTCGTACACATTTAACTTGTCAACTTGTCAACCCAATGATTACCCTCTAATCATTGTTATAATCATCTTGAATCGTTCAGGTGCATTGACTGAGTGAGGTGCTCCACTTGGAATGATAAAACTCTCACCTGCTTTAATGACATGTTTTACTTTTTCTACAGTCAGTTCCATCTTTCCATCAATAACCTGGATAAAAGCATCGAATGGTGCTGTGTGTTCTGATAGTCCCTGACCTGCATCAAAGCTGAATAAGGTAACACTTCCTGCATTATTGTGTACTAGTTCCTTACTTACTACACCACCTTCTGCATAATCAATCACATTGTTTGAAGTGAAAACAACTCCTTTTTCTACTTTACTCATGATTTATCTTCTTTATTAATTTGTAATATTCAGTTTACCTATTTATATATTACAAAGTTGATGCCAAATTAGAAAGTGGGAACAAATGTTACTCTTTAATTAAGTTATATCTTAAGTTTCTGTTTTGCCAACTTATCTTTTCTTGGCTTTAATATTTCGTTTCAAACCATCAAATTTGACTCGTTTAACAGCTGAACCCTTAAAAAGACGTTGATAATCTTCTACTGTTAAGTTATGCCACATCTCTTTACTCATACTGAGAAGTTCTGGCTTAGGCTGCAACGATGGTTCTGTGTTGGGGGTGGAAAATCGGTTCCATGGGCAAGCAGTTTGACAACGATCACACCCGTAAATGGTATCTCCCATAGACGACTTTGCCTCATCAGATAATTCTCCTCGATTTTCAATGAGCTGATATGACAGACAGCGTTCTGCATGGAAGTCTTCATCGGGGATGATGGCTCGGGTAGGGCATGCATCGATGCATCTATGACACTTCCCACATCGGTTTGACATCGGTTCATCATAAACATCAACTTCAAAGGGTAAGAATATCTCACCTAAGAAAAACATTGAGCCAGCATGAGGGATAATTAGTTGATGATTTCGACCTACCCAACCTAAACCAGCCTTTTGTGCCCAGTAACGTTCCAGAACAGGAGCAGTATCGCAAAAGCAACGTATTAAAGGTTCTTCTCCTTTATTTTCGTTTTGAGGAATCTGCCAACGTTCTGATATCTTCATTGCCAACTCTCTCATCTTACGTTTCATCAAATCGTGGTAATCTTGTCCAAGGGCATAGGCCGCAATTTGATACTCCCCTTTAGGCATCTGCTGTGCAGGTGTGTAATTGAAAGCAAGTGAAACAATACTTCGTACACCAGGAATAAGGAGACGTGGGTCAAGGCGTTTCTCAAGGTAATTTGACATATACGCCATGGAAGCCTCTTCTCCATTTTCCAACCATCTTCGGTATTTTTGCGCTATTTCTTCATCAACAGGTGCTGCCTTTGCTATGCCACAAGCAGAGAATCCCACGTCTCGTGCTAAAAACTTGATGGTAACTGATTGAGCAGTTTCTAAGTCCTCTTCGTGAATTGATGGGTTTAGGGTGTCTGATGATGTCATAAGAGAGATTAAAGCATAAAGTAAACTTAAATTATCGGAAGACCGAAGTATGTCTCGATAATTAATAGTTCATTTTCAAATTATATAATGTTATCCTTTTATTTTAAGACGAAGTTCTGCTAATGTATTATTAAAAGGTTTCAGCTGGATCATCAGGGAAAACCTTAAATTCATAACCTTGATCTTTAAGCCATTGCAAAGACTCTGGAAGTGCAGTGCGAAGCTTGTCAATACTCTTAAGGGAATCATGGAAGGTAATGATAGAACCATTACGTGAGTATTTCTTTATATTGTTTACAACGTCTGCAGCTGTCAGCCATTTGGAATAATCACGTGTCACAAGGTCCCACATCACAACACGATAATTCTGTTTTACCCACCAATATACTGTATGTCGCAACCATCCATGCGGAGGACGAAAGTAGGGAGATTTGAGAAGAACGTCGGCCTTGGTTACATCTACGGCATAAGTCAATGTCCAATGCCTAAAAGAACCCAAGTGATGATAGGTGTGATTGCCTACCTTATGTCCACGACGAATCACCTCTTCATATATTTCTGGATGTTTTCGCACATTATCAGCAACCATAAAAAACATGGCCTTTGCATTGAACTGGTCAAGTACATCAAGTATAAAAGGTGTAGCCTCAGGTATTGGTCCATCATCAAATGTGAGATAGACTGAATGATCATTCTTGTCCATACGCCAAAGAGCGTGTGGATAAAAGATACGTAACCAGCGTGCAGGTTGTTCTATTAACATATTAACCTCCCAATAATTTTAGTGAATCAAGGGCAAAGCCTACTTATTCAACATTATAATATCCTATCGATCTAAGACTCTAGGGTGGATAGGGAAAGTTAAAAGCCAGAGTTTGGTAATCTTTTAAGACAACCAGATTCTGGCTTTTAATTTTTTATGTTTGCTTTGATTATAACAATCCCTAATCTAATGATCCATTTTGGTTCTGGAATCTTCTGAAGAGATTATCAAGTTCGGCGGCATGTTTGTTAGCCCAAGCATGGTTAATCTGCTCATTTTCATTAATAAGATTTGCCATAATCTGGAAATTCATCTTACATGATCCTTGTGTCATATTGAAGAGACGAGGAGAAAGACTGAGATAGTAGTTTACATACTGAAGTGAAATCTTCCACAGCGCATCATATAATTGACGTGCCTTTGCTTTCTGTCCCAGTAATGCGTATGCATGAGCCATATCACCTGATCCACTCATGTAGCTTATTGGGACATTATACGTTGGAATTTCCTTCTCAGCCTTCTGAAGAACCTTTAAGGCCTTAGCCTTTTCACCCTTTGCAATAAGGTGGAGTGCAAGGTCAGCCATCTCACGACGATGCGTATAGCACATACGAGCTACAGTTTCATCGATGTAAAGTCCTGGCTTGCTAAGACCACCCCATTTGAAGCGATTCATCATGACATCATAAGTCTTCTCTGTATCGAAGTTACGCATATTGATGCCTGTAGAATTTGCATTGTCCATTGTAGAGAATGGGGTAATACGATTTACGAGACCTTCTTGAATGAAGTTTTCACCTAAGTTCATAAAGTTCTCAGCTCCAACGGTTACAGCTACATAGAGAGGACGTGTCCAGTTACAGTTAGCAATCATCTCAAGCATCATCAAATCATTCTTGTATAAAGCTTGTTTTCCTGCCAATGAGATGACCATTCGATCTGGAATAGAATCACCTGGAAGCATCATACCACTGCGACGGACAGCTTCCTTATCGATAGTCATATAGATAGTATCAGTAGGAATGATATGATTTTCTTCGTTCTTTGAGCGTACCCAGTACTTGAGAATATTCTTCAACTCAAATGGGTCATCACCGAACTGAGCCTTCGCAGCTGCTGGCTCCTGCTTGTAGAAATCACGAATCTGTTGCTTAAATTGTGGTGCAACTTGTACATATTCATT harbors:
- the glyA gene encoding serine hydroxymethyltransferase; translation: MRRDQEIFDLIEKEHKRQLKGMELIASENFVSDEVMHAMGSYLTNKYAEGYPGKRYYGGCQVVDQVETFAIERVKQLFGAEYANVQPHSGAQANQAVFLAVLKPGDTFMGLDLDQGGHLSHGSEVNTSGILYNHIGYTLNPETGRVDYDEMERLAREHKPKLIIGGGSAYSREWDYKRMRKIADEVGALLLIDMAHPAGLIAAGLLDNPVKYAHIVTTTTHKTLRGPRGGVILLGKDFENPWGLRTKKGDLKPMSMLINSAVFPGNQGGPLEHVIAAKAVGFGENLLPSWKEYALQVKKNASVLAQALVDKGFSIVSGGTDNHSMLLDLRQKYPDLTGKLAENALVAADITANKNKVPYDERSAFQTSGLRLGTAAMTTRGCKEDMMLLCADLIDEVLSDPENEQVIKRVREKVNETMKDYPLFAY
- a CDS encoding MATE family efflux transporter; protein product: MSYNFSNYETHYKNLTFLGVPIIIGQLGNLILNFADTLMIGHHSTEELAAAAFVNNMFTLVIIFAIGFTYAITALVGILYGQEKTQRIGELMKSATAANTCMALFLSVIMVVLYLNIHRLGQPEELLPLIRPYFLIQLISLPFVCWFNTFRQFTDGITDTKVAMWILIGGNVMNIFGNWILIYGHLGMPEMGLIGAGLSTMISRIVMTIVMVGIFFVSKKYNEYRKGWGAGKIQYADFKKITVLGFPLALQMGMETAAFSLSSLMVGWFGTESLAAHQVMLTISQLGYMIYYGLAAAVAVRISNFMGQRDYLAVRRTATAGIHLVFLLALLTSVPIFIFRHVIGGLFTDNANVISMVSMTIIPFMIYQFGDGMQCNYANAMRGTANVRPLIWIAFISFFIVSLPLGYLFGVVMNYQLLGVWFAFPFGLTLSGILYYIYYQKGLNKIENSNIQNKIEE
- the xseB gene encoding exodeoxyribonuclease VII small subunit, which produces MKEIKYEEAVRQLEAIVEKMESGKLDIDTLADQLKEAKELVKLCKQKLKRTDNEIQKLLEKQ
- a CDS encoding S8 family peptidase, coding for MKQTHLRSYITLFLSLACSVLWAYKGSDGRIGYPGGKCYMFRVTLKDKNGTSYSLDKPERFLSNASILRRVRQGLRLDSTDLPVSPNYIQQIVKKGGKVVAVSKWNNSVLVRGNNRQTLEDLKLLSFVKDSKLVFVSPDSIRPLSQRVHYNSELQCLDSTSHDYYGVGKAQIENLNGRKLHNLGFMGQGMTIAVLDAGFMNVDKISAFKNLNIRGTRNFVVGYDNNVFKEMDHGTKTLSTIAMNQPTVFVGTAPKANFWLLRTEDYLTESPAEEDFWIAAVEFSDSVGVDIITSSLGYHGFDDKSMNYRYADLNGKTAAISRVASCLVRKGMILVNSAGNDGMGTWKKINVPADAFDILTVGAVSPDKINAPFSSIGPTADGRIKPDVMAYGCPTNVVSGRGYIIPDNGTSFACPLIAGMVACLWQAIPNKSASEIIDLVRQAGNNHDYPDNIMGYGIPDFFLAYQFATRYKQ
- a CDS encoding branched-chain amino acid aminotransferase, whose translation is MKNIEWSSLTFGYMPTDYNVRCYYRNGKWGEVEVCSDEYLKLHMAATCLHYGQEAFEGLKAYRCPDGKVRVFRVEANAERLQNTSRGIVMPEVPTELFTEMVKKVVRLNQEFIPPYESGASLYIRPLLIGTSAQVGVRPAEEYCFLIFVTPVGPYFKGGFCANPYVIVRDVDRAAPLGTGMFKVGGNYAASLRANRRAHEQGYASEFYLDAKEKKYVDECGAANFFGIKNDTYVTPKSSSILPSITNKSLMQIAEDLGMKVERRPISEDELDSFEEAGACGTAAVISPISHLDDMDTGKVYNFGEKPGPWSTKLYNTLRGIQYGTVEDKHGWTTVVIE
- the xseA gene encoding exodeoxyribonuclease VII large subunit; protein product: MIKALSLFELNNLVADVIDSTMSRSYWVQAELSEARENRGHCYMELIEKNEGSNVPIARASAKCWSNVWMLIKSAFLRITGQEVRAGMKVMLQVHAQFHPQYGFSWIVDDINPEYTMGDMMRKRQEIIRQLKTEGVFDLQKELHLPMFAQRIAVISSETAAGYGDFCNQLESNDYGLFFHVELFPTIMQGDYVEKSIIEALNKINSCEDNFDCVVIIRGGGATADLSGFDTLKLAENVANFPLPIITGIGHERDESVLDMVSFQRVKTPTAAAAYLIDHLSSTLMRVENAQAMIVDNVRRTLEIEKMRIQQIATQIPVMFSVVRTKQEAMLDGLSQCLITKMQEAMKQVDFHLCTIQNRILPTLQNRLANEHHRIEILGQRLRLLDPSLLLKRGFSITLCNGKIIRNAKDLKMGDTLTTRFEKGEVESKVNRLS
- a CDS encoding cupin domain-containing protein; translation: MSKVEKGVVFTSNNVIDYAEGGVVSKELVHNNAGSVTLFSFDAGQGLSEHTAPFDAFIQVIDGKMELTVEKVKHVIKAGESFIIPSGAPHSVNAPERFKMIITMIRG